A section of the Malania oleifera isolate guangnan ecotype guangnan chromosome 2, ASM2987363v1, whole genome shotgun sequence genome encodes:
- the LOC131149467 gene encoding probable serine/threonine-protein kinase PBL16 yields the protein MGNCCFGREASIHRVSSNAKSESPKDQSPSVKQRKDDSKLPSNPEEVEYLRRDSAANPLIVFAYDELKIITGNFRQDFVLGGGGFGSVYKGFISKDIREGLQSLPVAVKVHDGDNSFQGHREWLAEVIFLGQLSHPNLVKLIGYCCEDDHRVLIYEYMARGSVENNLFSRVLLPLSWSVRMKIAFGAAKGLAFLHEAEKPVIYRDFKTSNILLDLDYNAKLADFGLAKDGPEGDKSHVSTRIMGTYGYAAPEYIMTGHLSPRSDVYSFGVVLLELLTGRKSLDKCRPAREQHLTDWAHPLLREKKKLLNIIDPRLEGDYPGKGVHKAAMLAYHCLNRNPKARPLMRDIVDSLEPLQVPATEVLTEKTTVTLISEVSDTEVQRKETHCK from the exons ATGGGAAACTGCTGTTTTGGGCGGGAAGCATCAATTCACAGGGTCTCTTCGAACGCAAAGTCAG AGTCTCCAAAAGATCAGAGCCCCTCAGTGAAACAAAGGAAGGATGACAGTAAATTGCCTTCAAATCCTGAAGAAGTAGAGTACCTACGTCGTGATTCAGCTGCAAATCCATTAATTGTGTTCGCATATGATGAATTAAAGATAATTACAGGAAATTTTAGGCAAGATTTTGTGCTGGGTGGAGGAGGATTTGGAAGTGTTTATAAAGGATTCATTTCCAAGGATATAAGGGAAGGGCTTCAGTCTCTTCCAGTAGCTGTTAAAGTTCACGATGGGGATAACAGTTTTCAGGGCCACAGAGAATGGCTG GCCGAAGTCATATTCTTGGGGCAGCTTTCTCATCCAAATTTGGTGAAACTAATTGGATACTGCTGCGAAGATGACCACCGGGTactaatatatgaatatatgGCTCGAGGTAGCGTTGAAAATAATCTCTTCTCGA GAGTTTTGCTTCCTCTTTCTTGGTCTGTTAGAATGAAGATTGCATTCGGTGCTGCAAAGGGACTTGCCTTTCTCCATGAAGCTGAGAAACCCGTCATCTATCGTGATTTTAAGACCTCAAATATTTTGTTAGACCTG GACTATAATGCAAAGCTAGCCGACTTTGGCCTTGCAAAAGATGGACCAGAAGGCGATAAATCTCATGTATCTACTCGAATAATGGGGACATATGGGTATGCAGCTCCTGAGTATATCATGACAG GCCATCTTAGTCCTAGAAGCGATGTTTACAGCTTCGGGGTTGTTCTTCTTGAACTCCTCACGGGAAGAAAATCTCTAGACAAATGCAGGCCGGCGCGAGAGCAGCACCTCACGGATTGGGCTCACCCGTTGCTCCGGGAGAAGAAGAAACTGCTGAACATTATCGATCCAAGACTGGAAGGAGATTACCCGGGGAAAGGAGTTCACAAGGCAGCAATGCTGGCTTATCACTGTCTCAACCGTAACCCAAAAGCAAGGCCTCTGATGCGAGATATCGTAGATTCTCTGGAGCCTCTTCAAGTACCTGCGACCGAGGTTTTAACTGAAAAAACTACCGTGACGTTGATTAGTGAGGTCTCGGATACAGAGGTTCAAAGAAAGGAGACACATTGCAAGTGA